A genomic window from Camelus ferus isolate YT-003-E chromosome 9, BCGSAC_Cfer_1.0, whole genome shotgun sequence includes:
- the LOC102512017 gene encoding LOW QUALITY PROTEIN: interferon lambda-3 (The sequence of the model RefSeq protein was modified relative to this genomic sequence to represent the inferred CDS: inserted 1 base in 1 codon) has product IGRFKSLLPSELEAFKKAKDALEETLLQKDWNCSSCLFPRTRDQRQLQVSSRPCFLLEAELALTLTVLETVADSSLEDILDQPLHTLSYIHSKIQGCVQAQPKAGPRAXLQHWLHQLQEPLKKESQDCLMASVTFTFFHLLTRDLHCVTSGDLCS; this is encoded by the exons ATTGGCAGGTTCAAATCTCTGTTACCCAGTGAGCTGGAGGCCTTCAAAAAAGCCAAGGATGCCTTG GAAGAGACACTCTTGCAGAAGGACTGGAACTGCAGCTCCTGTCTCTTCCCCAGGACCCGAGACCAGAGGCAGCTGCAGG tctcctcaagGCCCTGTTTTCTcttggaggcagagctggccctGACCCTGACGGTCCTTGAGACCGTGGCTGACTCATCCCTGGAGGATATCCTAGATCAGCCCCTTCATACTTTAAGCTACATCCACTCCAAGATCCAGGGTTGT GTCCAGGCTCAGCCCAAAGCGGGCCCCAGGG ACCTCCAGCACTGGCTACACCAACTCCAGGAGCCCCTGAAGAAG GAGTCTCAAGACTGCCTCATGGCCTCTGTCACGTTCACCTTCTTCCACCTCCTCACACGGGACCTGCATTGTGTCACCAGTGGAGACCTGTGCAGCTGA
- the LRFN1 gene encoding leucine-rich repeat and fibronectin type III domain-containing protein 1 — translation MAPGPFSSALFSLPPAALPFLLLLWAGASRGQPCPGRCICQNVAPTLTMLCAKTGLLFVPPAIDRRVVELRLTDNFIAAVRRRDFANMTSLVHLTLSRNTIGQVAAGAFADLRALRALHLDSNRLAEVRGDQLRGLGNLRHLILGNNQIRRVESAAFDAFLSTVEDLDLSYNNLEALPWEAVGQMVNLNTLTLDHNLIDHIAEGTFVQLHKLVRLDMTSNRLHKLPPDGLFLRSQGPGPKPPTPLTVSFGGNPLHCNCELLWLRRLTREDDLETCATPEHLTDRYFWSIPEEEFLCEPPLITRQAGGRALVVEGQAVSLRCRAVGDPEPVVHWVAPDGRLLGNSSRTRVRGDGTLDVTITTLRDSGTFTCIASNAAGEATAPVEVCVVPLPLMAPPPAAPPPLTEPGSSDIATPGRPGANESAAERRLVAAELTSNSVLIRWPAQRPVPGIRMYQVQYNSSADDSLVYRMIPSTSQTFLVNDLAAGRAYDLCVLAVYDDGATALPATRVVGCVQFTTAGDPAPCRPLRAHFLGGTMIIAIGGVIVASVLVFIVLLMIRYKVYGDGDSRRVKGTSRSPPRVSHVCSQTNGAGAPQAPPPQDRYEALREVASPATGSVAVEAKATAAEMASEEPEALLGRSLGGSATSLCLLPSEETSGEESLSASGPRRSRSGALGPPAAAPPTLALVPGGAPARPRPQQRYSFDGDYGALFQSHSYPRRARRTKRHRSTPHLDGAGGGAAGEDGDLGLGSARARLAFTSTEWMLESTV, via the exons ATGGCTCCAGGCCCCTTCTCCTCGGCGCTTTTCTCGCTGCCACCTGCTGCTCTGCCCTTTCTGCTGCTCCTCTGGGCGGGGGCATCTCGAGGCCAGCCCTGCCCGGGCCGCTGCATCTGCCAGAACGTGGCGCCCACGCTGACCATGCTGTGCGCCAAGACCGGCCTGCTCTTTGTACCTCCTGCTATCGACCGGCGCGTGGTGGAGCTGCGGCTCACCGACAACTTCATCGCCGCCGTCCGCCGCCGAGACTTCGCCAACATGACCAGCCTGGTGCACCTCACCCTCTCCCGAAACACCATCGGCCAAGTGGCGGCCGGCGCCTTTGCCGACCTCCGCGCCCTCCGCGCCCTGCACCTAGACAGCAACCGCCTGGCGGAGGTCCGAGGCGACCAGCTCCGCGGCTTGGGCAACCTCCGCCACCTGATCCTCGGCAACAACCAGATCCGCCGGGTGGAGTCGGCCGCCTTCGACGCCTTCCTGTCCACCGTGGAGGATCTGGATCTGTCCTACAACAATCTGGAGGCCCTACCGTGGGAGGCGGTAGGCCAGATGGTGAACCTGAACACGCTCACGCTGGACCACAACCTCATCGACCACATAGCCGAAGGCACCTTTGTGCAGCTTCACAAACTGGTTCGCCTGGACATGACCTCCAACCGTCTGCATAAACTGCCCCCCGACGGGCTCTTCCTGAGGTCCCAAGGTCCTGGGCCAAAGCCGCCCACGCCCCTCACGGTCAGCTTCGGTGGCAACCCCTTGCATTGCAACTGCGAGCTGCTCTGGCTGCGGCGGTTGACAAGAGAGGACGACCTGGAGACATGCGCCACTCCTGAGCACCTCACCGACCGCTACTTCTGGTCCATCCCCGAGGAGGAATTCCTGTGTGAACCTCCGTTAATCACACGGCAGGCAGGTGGCCGGGCCCTGGTGGTGGAGGGCCAGGCGGTCAGCCTGCGGTGCCGCGCTGTGGGTGACCCCGAGCCAGTGGTGCACTGGGTGGCACCTGATGGGCGGTTGCTGGGGAACTCGAGCCGGACCCGGGTCCGGGGGGATGGGACGCTggatgtaaccatcaccactttGCGGGACAGTGGCACCTTCACTTGCATCGCCTCCAATGCCGCCGGGGAAGCCACGGCACCGGTAGAGGTGTGCGTGGTGCCGCTGCCTCTGATGGCACCCCCACCTGCCGCCCCGCCACCTCTCACTGAGCCTGGTTCCTCAGACATCGCCACACCCGGCCGACCTGGTGCCAACGAATCGGCGGCTGAGCGCCGGCTAGTGGCGGCGGAGCTCACCTCCAACTCTGTGCTCATCCGCTGGCCAGCCCAGAGGCCTGTGCCAGGCATCCGCATGTACCAGGTCCAATACAACAGCTCTGCAGATGACTCCCTTGTCTACAG GATGATCCCATCCACCAGCCAGACCTTCCTGGTGAATGATCTAGCAGCTGGTCGCGCCTATGACCTGTGCGTGCTGGCCGTTTACGACGATGGGGCCACGGCGCTGCCGGCCACTCGAGTGGTGGGCTGCGTGCAGTTTACCACCGCTGGGGATCCAGCGCCCTGCCGCCCACTGAGGGCCCATTTCTTGGGCGGCACCATGATCATCGCCATTGGGGGCGTCATCGTCGCCTCTGTCCTCGTTTTCATCGTTCTGCTCATGATCCGCTACAAGGTCTACGGCGATGGGGATAGCCGCCGAGTCAAGGGCACCAGCAGGTCGCCTCCGCGGGTCAGCCATGTGTGCTCGCAGACCAACGGTGCAGGCGcgccgcaggccccgcccccgcaaGACCGCTACGAGGCGCTGCGTGAGGTGGCGTCTCCAGCTACTGGGTCCGTGGCTGTCGAGGCGAAGGCCACGGCAGCCGAGATGGCTTCCGAGGAGCCGGAGGCGCTCCTTGGACGCTCCTTGGGCGGTTCAGCCACCTCGCTGTGCCTGCTGCCATCCGAGGAAACCTCCGGGGAGGAGTCCCTGTCCGCCTCAGGCCCTCGGAGGAGCCGTTCCGGGGCCCTGGGACCGCCGGCTGCGGCCCCCCCAACTTTAGCTCTGGTTCCTGGGGGAGCCCCGGCTCGGCCGAGGCCACAGCAGCGCTATTCGTTCGATGGGGACTACGGGGCGCTCTTCCAGAGCCACAGTTACCCGCGCCGCGCCCGGCGGACAAAGCGCCACCGGTCCACGCCGCACCTGGACGGGGCTGGAGGGGGCGCGGCCGGGGAGGACGGAGacctggggctgggctctgccaggGCACGGCTGGCCTTTACCAGCACCGAGTGGATGCTGGAGAGTACCGTGTGA